In the genome of Novipirellula artificiosorum, the window CAGCGGCGCGCAGTCCACAACAACATCGCTCTGCTGAACCAACCGAGCCACGTTGGACTCCTTCACATTCTCAGCGACAGCTACGATTTCAAGTCGAGGGTTCAGTTCCAGCAAACGTCGCTCGACCGACTCGATTCGAGGTTTGCCAATCCAATCGTGAGTCATCAACAGTTGTCGATTCAAGTCGCTAGGCTTGACATTTCCAGCGTGAGCCAGAACGAGTTTGCCAACACCGGCTGCCGCAAGTTCGTAAGCCACCACGCTGCCAACGCCGCCGACTCGTGAAACCATCACCGATGCGTTTTTAAGTTTCTGTTGGCCCAACTCAGCAAAATCGGGGACCCACATTTGCCACTGATAGACGGCACGTTCGTGGTCCGTAAGCGATGGACGATCCGTCATGAATGAATGCCTTCGTGATACAAAATGCGAACAACGTTCAACGCTTTTGGCGACCTGGTGGGATCGTCAGCAAGACAGGATCGAGGGGCGGTTCTGGCAGCGCCGTGCTCAACTTGGATCCGCGAAGCTCCTTTTCCCAATCGACTGAGAGTAGCAGATCAAATCCTGGATTCAAGTCTTTGACTTGGCACGAACAGGGGCCGACAATGAAACTTGATGCTATCGCAATCGTATCAGGCGAAATACCTTTTCCCACCAACGCATACAGCACGCGTCCTCGACCGAGCACGGGAAAGGCCATCGGTTGTTGGATCGTTTCCAAATCCGACTCGCTACGAAGCAAGGAATTCAGCAAGAATTGTTCGCGAGCGTCATCACGCTTGACCGTTACAATCGAAAACCCAAGACGTAATTCGATGTCTGCCGCTTCAATCAATACACTGCTCAACTCCATTTCTTCTGCGGAGGGTAGTGAGAGCCGGCTCTGATCCAGTTGGACTTGCTTCCTTAGTGTTTCCAAACCTGCACGGTCTTGTTGCTCGTCGCCACAAGGAACAAAAATCCAGACAGCGGAATCGCCAGCAAGCAAACGCTCGGTGACCTGTTTTCGGGCGGGCGAGTTGACAACCGACTCTGCAACGAAGGCGTTCAGCGGGATAACTTGCACGACACGGTCGGGGACTTCTTCCGCTTGCGGTGGATACAATAACAGGACGATGGGACCACCCGACTTGCCGTGTTGCTTCCACAGGGCGGCGAGACGCAAATTTGCGATCTGCCGATGGGCGACAGGATCGTCGTTGGAGAACACGTTTTCACCTGACGATTGATTTTGGGTTAGCGACGATGGGGCTCGCAATTCCGAAACAGACAGCGTTCGGGGTTTGACATTCGCGATACGCTTGGGATCGGTTGTCTTTGCCCAAATCGCATCGATTCGAGCTTGGTCTTGCTGGCTGAGCGGTTCATCATGCAAAACCAGAATCTCGTAGTTGTCTGAACTCCACTGCTCTAAAGCGTATCGAAATACTGGAACTTGGCACGCGTAAGTCGCCGTTACAAGGAGTATCGTCGCCAAAGTGGCTTGAAAGAGTCGCTTCATTTTGGCTGCCAGCATTGTTAAGCAAACAAAAGTATTTCGGAAATGCCCGGTCGGTAACCGTCACGCAACACTGCGGATGGTAGACTGGTTCGTGCGTTAAACCATACCCTCGCAACCGTCGTGAGGGAACAAACGGGCAAGAGTACCTCATTGTCACACAAGTGGATCACCTATGAAAGCTCGACTCGCAGTCTATTGGGATTTGTTGACAATGACCCTGTTGATCGGCTTCGTCTTGTCGCCATTTTGTCATGCCCAAGACGCGAATGTCAAACACACTGTCGCTACTGCCAACGCTGCGGACACCTCAGGGCGGCAAAGCCACAGCGAATCGAGCTACCGGTCGGAAACGAGTGGGCACCCGATAGCAAGGTATCGCCCAATGTCTGATGTAGGGCTGCAGGGTGGATTGATTGTTCAGCTTGGCGGTCAAGACACCACCTCTGCGGCGGAGCTAAGTTTAACGGGGCGTTACTTGATTCATCTGCTGGATCCGGATGAGGCGACGACGGGAACGGCGCAGCAAAGTATACGGGCGAACGGACGTTACGGATTGGCGTGGGCAGAACAGGCACGCGATCTGCAACGGCTGCCCTATTCCGAGAACCTTGTCAATCTGATTGTCCTTTGCGACTACTCGGTGCCAGCGACGGAATTGCTACGAGTTTTGACCCCAGGGGGTTGTGTACTGATCGCTAATCAGGCATT includes:
- a CDS encoding HesA/MoeB/ThiF family protein, producing MTDRPSLTDHERAVYQWQMWVPDFAELGQQKLKNASVMVSRVGGVGSVVAYELAAAGVGKLVLAHAGNVKPSDLNRQLLMTHDWIGKPRIESVERRLLELNPRLEIVAVAENVKESNVARLVQQSDVVVDCAPLFPERFLMNEQAVKQGKPLVECAMYELEAQLTTVLPGQSACLKCIFPEAPPSWKRQFPVFGAVSGTVACMGAMEAIKVIAGIGESMAGRLLTMDLRDMTFRTLKVNRRGDCEHCKHLSSF